Proteins encoded together in one Plectropomus leopardus isolate mb chromosome 19, YSFRI_Pleo_2.0, whole genome shotgun sequence window:
- the tbcc gene encoding tubulin-specific chaperone C has product MDAMAEMSQETGFTGESGAVRIQERLQKRHQARAEDAERRKEAKERQTVAEEKGEYFSTTFNAERASIEELLSSCSGAERTAVSQKLEEATNKTLQLQKFLNDSVLFLTQYELRQAQAALQKLQSSLTEVREEALPKKRFAFKARTKASDKAAAPVSDTPAPADPGSTEVDSASEQCGFSNMDNVSLTKTAEEVQKRDVLLTNLTNCKVRLFGSPSTLHLKHIDSCEILCGPVSSSVFLDHCRNSTLAVPCQQLRTHNTTDTQVYLHVTSRAIIEDCRGVSFAPFSWSYPTLKEDFAVSGLDQERNNWSQVDDFNWLAAGTPSPNWTVIPEADRKTSWDP; this is encoded by the coding sequence ATGGACGCGATGGCTGAAATGAGTCAGGAAACCGGGTTCACCGGCGAAAGCGGCGCCGTCAGGATTCAAGAGCGGCTCCAGAAACGGCACCAGGCGAGAGCAGAAGACGCGGAGCGGAGGAAGGAGGccaaagagagacagactgtCGCGGAGGAGAAGGGCGAGTATTTCTCCACAACTTTCAACGCGGAGCGGGCGTCCATCGAGGAGCTGCTGTCCAGCTGCTCCGGAGCTGAGCGGACTGCGGTGTCCCAAAAACTGGAGGAGGCGACCAATAAAACGCTTCAGCTGCAGAAGTTTCTCAATGACAGCGTGTTGTTTCTGACGCAGTACGAGCTGAGACAAGCGCAGGCTGCTCTCCAGAAACTGCAGAGCTCCCTGACGGAGGTCAGAGAGGAGGCTCTGCCCAAAAAGAGGTTTGCCTTCAAAGCGCGCACTAAAGCGTCAGATAAAGCCGCTGCGCCAGTGTCAGACACACCTGCACCTGCAGATCCAGGCAGCACAGAGGTGGACTCAGCCTCAGAGCAGTGCGGCTTCTCCAACATGGACAATGTGTCTCTGACAAAGACAGCCGAGGAGGTCCAGAAACGGGACGTCCTGTTGACAAACCTCACAAACTGCAAGGTCCGTCTGTTTGGCTCTCCCAGCACGCTGCACCTGAAACACATCGACAGCTGTGAGATCCTGTGCGGCCCCGTGTCCAGCTCCGTGTTCCTAGACCACTGCAGAAACAGCACTTTGGCCGTCCCCTGTCAGCAGCTGCGGACACACAACACCACGGACACTCAGGTGTATCTGCACGTCACCAGCCGAGCCATCATAGAGGACTGTCGTGGGGTGAGCTTCGCCCCGTTCTCCTGGTCTTATCCCACCCTGAAGGAGGACTTCGCCGTGTCAGGCTTAGACCAGGAGCGAAACAACTGGAGCCAGGTGGACGACTTTAACTGGCTTGCCGCAGGGACGCCGTCCCCGAACTGGACTGTCATTCCTGAGGCGGACAGGAAAACCAGCTGGGACCCTtag
- the prph2a gene encoding peripherin-2a, protein MVLMLVKFDLKKRVKLAQTVWFMYWFAVMAGVLVFSMGLFFKIELRKRSELMDNNESHFLPNLLIFMGLIACGINALGGKVCYDSLDPTKFVKWKPMLKSFLVFCVCFNGLLLITALLCFLMRIPLQFTLAEGLRNGMKYYKDTDTPGRCYMKRTLDLMQMEFRCCGNDNFRDWFEIQWVSNRYLDFSAKEVKDRIGSNVDGQYLMDGVPFSCCNPSSPRPCIQFQMTNNSAHYSYDHYTEELNVWKRGCRDAMLSYYGGMMNTIGALVVLVTMLEVAVTIGLQYVDSSQSTLANPEDPESESEGWILEKTVKETFTDIMDKMKAMGKGSKVEEGGEAAVATVS, encoded by the exons ATGGTGTTAATGTTGGTGAAATTCGACCTGAAGAAGCGGGTAAAGCTCGCTCAGACGGTCTGGTTCATGTACTGGTTCGCTGTGATGGCCGGCGTGCTGGTCTTCAGCATGGGCCTGTTCTTTAAGATCGAGCTGCGAAAGCGCTCAGAACTTATGGACAACAACGAGAGCCACTTCTTGCCCAACTTGCTCATATTTATGGGCCTAATAGCTTGCGGCATCAACGCCTTGGGGGGCAAAGTCTGCTACGACTCCCTGGATCCTACCAAGTTCGTAAAGTGGAAGCCGATGTTGAAGAGCTTCTTGGTTTTCTGCGTGTGCTTTAACGGCCTGCTGCTCATCACGGCACTGCTGTGCTTCCTGATGAGGATCCCGCTGCAGTTCACGCTGGCCGAGGGGCTGAGGAACGGCATGAAGTACTACAAGGACACGGACACACCGGGACGCTGCTACATGAAGAGGACCCTGGATCTGATGCAGATGGAGTTTCGCTGCTGCGGGAACGACAACTTCAGAGATTGGTTTGAGATTCAGTGGGTTAGCAACCGCTACCTGGACTTCAGCGCAAAAGAAGTCAAAGA CCGTATTGGGAGCAACGTGGACGGCCAGTACCTGATGGATGGAGTCCCATTCAGCTGCTGTAACCCCAGCTCCCCCCGACCCTGCATCCAGTTCCAGATGACCAACAACTCCGCCCACTACAGCTACGACCACTACACGGAGGAGCTCAACGTGTGGAAGCGCGGCTGCCGTGACGCCATGCTGTCCTACTACGGAGGGATGATGAACACCATCGGAGCACTGGTGGTGCTGGTCACGATGCTGGAG GTTGCAGTGACCATCGGCCTGCAGTACGTCGACAGCTCTCAGTCCACCCTGGCCAACCCGGAGGACCCCGAGAGCGAGAGCGAGGGCTGGATCCTGGAGAAGACGGTGAAGGAGACGTTCACCGACATCATGGACAAAATGAAGGCCATGGGCAAAGGCAGcaaggtggaggaggggggcgAGGCAGCGGTCGCCACGGTGAGCTGA
- the qki2 gene encoding protein quaking-B isoform X1 codes for MVGETEVKERPKSNPDYLMQLMNDRKVMSSLPNFSGIFTHLERLLDEEIGRVRKDMYNDTVNGGMFNGRDMEELPEAIGPVAQLQEKLYVPVKEYPDFNFVGRILGPRGLTAKQLEAETGCKIMVRGKGSMRDKKKEEMNRGKPNWEHLSEDLHVLITVEDTHNRAKIKLQRAINEVKKLLVPAAEGEDNLKKMQLMELAILNGTYRDANVKTPTAGFPLATPQAPRIITGPTPVLPPTLRNPAPVTTPTIMPLIRQIQSSALVPGGNPHPALVQQGPESGIIYTPYEYPYTLTPSILEYPIDSTGVLVPSSCVFAAGAMTTKVRRHDKRIHPYQRVVTPDRAATATNP; via the exons ATGGTCGGGGAGACAGAGGTGAAGGAGAGACCCAAGTCCAACCCGGACTATCTCATGCAGCTGATGAACGACAGGAAGGTGATGAGCTCCCTGCCCAACTTCAGCGGCATCTTCACGCATCTGGAGCGGCTGCTGGATGAAG AAATCGGCAGGGTACGCAAGGACATGTACAACGACACGGTGAACGGGGGCATGTTCAACGGGCGCGACATGGAGGAGCTTCCCGAAGCTATCGGCCCCGTGGCTCAGCTGCAGGAGAAGCTCTACGTGCCTGTAAAAGAGTACCCCGAC TTTAATTTTGTAGGGAGGATCCTTGGCCCGCGTGGACTGACGGCCAAACAACTGGAAGCGGAGACCGGCTGCAAGATTATGGTGCGAGGAAAAGGCTCCATGAGAGACAAGAAGAAG GAGGAGATGAACCGAGGGAAGCCCAACTGGGAGCACCTCAGCGAGGACCTCCACGTCCTGATCACAGTGGAGGACACGCACAACCGCGCCAAGATCAAACTCCAGCGGGCCATCAATGAGGTCAAGAAACTTCTGGTGCCAGCT GCTGAGGGGGAGGACAACCTGAAGAAAATGCAGTTGATGGAGCTGGCGATTCTCAACGGGACCTACAGAGACGCCAATGTCAAGACGC CCACCGCCGGCTTCCCTCTGGCGACCCCTCAGGCGCCTCGGATCATCACAGGCCCGACGCCCGTCCTGCCTCCCACCCTGCGCAACCCCGCCCCCGTCACCACGCCGACCATCATGCCTCTGATCCGTCAGATCCAGAGCTCCGCCCTCGTGCCGGGAGGCAATCCGCACCCGGCGCTGGTGCAGCAAGGGCCCGAATCTGGAATCATCTACACGCCCTACGAGTATCCCTACACACTCACGCCCTCCATATTGGAATACCCGATTGACTCGACTGGAGTATTAg tcccttcttcctgtgttttcgCAG CAGGTGCCATGACCACTAAGGTACGACGCCACGACAAGAGAATCCATCCTTACCAAAGGGTAGTGACCCCAGACAGAG
- the qki2 gene encoding protein quaking-B isoform X2: MVGETEVKERPKSNPDYLMQLMNDRKVMSSLPNFSGIFTHLERLLDEEIGRVRKDMYNDTVNGGMFNGRDMEELPEAIGPVAQLQEKLYVPVKEYPDFNFVGRILGPRGLTAKQLEAETGCKIMVRGKGSMRDKKKEEMNRGKPNWEHLSEDLHVLITVEDTHNRAKIKLQRAINEVKKLLVPAAEGEDNLKKMQLMELAILNGTYRDANVKTPTAGFPLATPQAPRIITGPTPVLPPTLRNPAPVTTPTIMPLIRQIQSSALVPGGNPHPALVQQGPESGIIYTPYEYPYTLTPSILEYPIDSTGVLVPSSCVFAGAMTTKVRRHDKRIHPYQRVVTPDRAATATNP, encoded by the exons ATGGTCGGGGAGACAGAGGTGAAGGAGAGACCCAAGTCCAACCCGGACTATCTCATGCAGCTGATGAACGACAGGAAGGTGATGAGCTCCCTGCCCAACTTCAGCGGCATCTTCACGCATCTGGAGCGGCTGCTGGATGAAG AAATCGGCAGGGTACGCAAGGACATGTACAACGACACGGTGAACGGGGGCATGTTCAACGGGCGCGACATGGAGGAGCTTCCCGAAGCTATCGGCCCCGTGGCTCAGCTGCAGGAGAAGCTCTACGTGCCTGTAAAAGAGTACCCCGAC TTTAATTTTGTAGGGAGGATCCTTGGCCCGCGTGGACTGACGGCCAAACAACTGGAAGCGGAGACCGGCTGCAAGATTATGGTGCGAGGAAAAGGCTCCATGAGAGACAAGAAGAAG GAGGAGATGAACCGAGGGAAGCCCAACTGGGAGCACCTCAGCGAGGACCTCCACGTCCTGATCACAGTGGAGGACACGCACAACCGCGCCAAGATCAAACTCCAGCGGGCCATCAATGAGGTCAAGAAACTTCTGGTGCCAGCT GCTGAGGGGGAGGACAACCTGAAGAAAATGCAGTTGATGGAGCTGGCGATTCTCAACGGGACCTACAGAGACGCCAATGTCAAGACGC CCACCGCCGGCTTCCCTCTGGCGACCCCTCAGGCGCCTCGGATCATCACAGGCCCGACGCCCGTCCTGCCTCCCACCCTGCGCAACCCCGCCCCCGTCACCACGCCGACCATCATGCCTCTGATCCGTCAGATCCAGAGCTCCGCCCTCGTGCCGGGAGGCAATCCGCACCCGGCGCTGGTGCAGCAAGGGCCCGAATCTGGAATCATCTACACGCCCTACGAGTATCCCTACACACTCACGCCCTCCATATTGGAATACCCGATTGACTCGACTGGAGTATTAg tcccttcttcctgtgttttcgCAG GTGCCATGACCACTAAGGTACGACGCCACGACAAGAGAATCCATCCTTACCAAAGGGTAGTGACCCCAGACAGAG
- the qki2 gene encoding protein quaking-B isoform X4 has translation MVGETEVKERPKSNPDYLMQLMNDRKVMSSLPNFSGIFTHLERLLDEEIGRVRKDMYNDTVNGGMFNGRDMEELPEAIGPVAQLQEKLYVPVKEYPDFNFVGRILGPRGLTAKQLEAETGCKIMVRGKGSMRDKKKEEMNRGKPNWEHLSEDLHVLITVEDTHNRAKIKLQRAINEVKKLLVPAAEGEDNLKKMQLMELAILNGTYRDANVKTPTAGFPLATPQAPRIITGPTPVLPPTLRNPAPVTTPTIMPLIRQIQSSALVPGGNPHPALVQQGPESGIIYTPYEYPYTLTPSILEYPIDSTGVLGAMTTKVRRHDKRIHPYQRVVTPDRAATATNP, from the exons ATGGTCGGGGAGACAGAGGTGAAGGAGAGACCCAAGTCCAACCCGGACTATCTCATGCAGCTGATGAACGACAGGAAGGTGATGAGCTCCCTGCCCAACTTCAGCGGCATCTTCACGCATCTGGAGCGGCTGCTGGATGAAG AAATCGGCAGGGTACGCAAGGACATGTACAACGACACGGTGAACGGGGGCATGTTCAACGGGCGCGACATGGAGGAGCTTCCCGAAGCTATCGGCCCCGTGGCTCAGCTGCAGGAGAAGCTCTACGTGCCTGTAAAAGAGTACCCCGAC TTTAATTTTGTAGGGAGGATCCTTGGCCCGCGTGGACTGACGGCCAAACAACTGGAAGCGGAGACCGGCTGCAAGATTATGGTGCGAGGAAAAGGCTCCATGAGAGACAAGAAGAAG GAGGAGATGAACCGAGGGAAGCCCAACTGGGAGCACCTCAGCGAGGACCTCCACGTCCTGATCACAGTGGAGGACACGCACAACCGCGCCAAGATCAAACTCCAGCGGGCCATCAATGAGGTCAAGAAACTTCTGGTGCCAGCT GCTGAGGGGGAGGACAACCTGAAGAAAATGCAGTTGATGGAGCTGGCGATTCTCAACGGGACCTACAGAGACGCCAATGTCAAGACGC CCACCGCCGGCTTCCCTCTGGCGACCCCTCAGGCGCCTCGGATCATCACAGGCCCGACGCCCGTCCTGCCTCCCACCCTGCGCAACCCCGCCCCCGTCACCACGCCGACCATCATGCCTCTGATCCGTCAGATCCAGAGCTCCGCCCTCGTGCCGGGAGGCAATCCGCACCCGGCGCTGGTGCAGCAAGGGCCCGAATCTGGAATCATCTACACGCCCTACGAGTATCCCTACACACTCACGCCCTCCATATTGGAATACCCGATTGACTCGACTGGAGTATTAg GTGCCATGACCACTAAGGTACGACGCCACGACAAGAGAATCCATCCTTACCAAAGGGTAGTGACCCCAGACAGAG
- the qki2 gene encoding protein quaking-B isoform X5, which translates to MVGETEVKERPKSNPDYLMQLMNDRKVMSSLPNFSGIFTHLERLLDEEIGRVRKDMYNDTVNGGMFNGRDMEELPEAIGPVAQLQEKLYVPVKEYPDFNFVGRILGPRGLTAKQLEAETGCKIMVRGKGSMRDKKKEEMNRGKPNWEHLSEDLHVLITVEDTHNRAKIKLQRAINEVKKLLVPAAEGEDNLKKMQLMELAILNGTYRDANVKTPTAGFPLATPQAPRIITGPTPVLPPTLRNPAPVTTPTIMPLIRQIQSSALVPGGNPHPALVQQGPESGIIYTPYEYPYTLTPSILEYPIDSTGVLAATATNP; encoded by the exons ATGGTCGGGGAGACAGAGGTGAAGGAGAGACCCAAGTCCAACCCGGACTATCTCATGCAGCTGATGAACGACAGGAAGGTGATGAGCTCCCTGCCCAACTTCAGCGGCATCTTCACGCATCTGGAGCGGCTGCTGGATGAAG AAATCGGCAGGGTACGCAAGGACATGTACAACGACACGGTGAACGGGGGCATGTTCAACGGGCGCGACATGGAGGAGCTTCCCGAAGCTATCGGCCCCGTGGCTCAGCTGCAGGAGAAGCTCTACGTGCCTGTAAAAGAGTACCCCGAC TTTAATTTTGTAGGGAGGATCCTTGGCCCGCGTGGACTGACGGCCAAACAACTGGAAGCGGAGACCGGCTGCAAGATTATGGTGCGAGGAAAAGGCTCCATGAGAGACAAGAAGAAG GAGGAGATGAACCGAGGGAAGCCCAACTGGGAGCACCTCAGCGAGGACCTCCACGTCCTGATCACAGTGGAGGACACGCACAACCGCGCCAAGATCAAACTCCAGCGGGCCATCAATGAGGTCAAGAAACTTCTGGTGCCAGCT GCTGAGGGGGAGGACAACCTGAAGAAAATGCAGTTGATGGAGCTGGCGATTCTCAACGGGACCTACAGAGACGCCAATGTCAAGACGC CCACCGCCGGCTTCCCTCTGGCGACCCCTCAGGCGCCTCGGATCATCACAGGCCCGACGCCCGTCCTGCCTCCCACCCTGCGCAACCCCGCCCCCGTCACCACGCCGACCATCATGCCTCTGATCCGTCAGATCCAGAGCTCCGCCCTCGTGCCGGGAGGCAATCCGCACCCGGCGCTGGTGCAGCAAGGGCCCGAATCTGGAATCATCTACACGCCCTACGAGTATCCCTACACACTCACGCCCTCCATATTGGAATACCCGATTGACTCGACTGGAGTATTAg
- the qki2 gene encoding protein quaking-B isoform X3 yields MVGETEVKERPKSNPDYLMQLMNDRKVMSSLPNFSGIFTHLERLLDEEIGRVRKDMYNDTVNGGMFNGRDMEELPEAIGPVAQLQEKLYVPVKEYPDFNFVGRILGPRGLTAKQLEAETGCKIMVRGKGSMRDKKKEEMNRGKPNWEHLSEDLHVLITVEDTHNRAKIKLQRAINEVKKLLVPAAEGEDNLKKMQLMELAILNGTYRDANVKTPTAGFPLATPQAPRIITGPTPVLPPTLRNPAPVTTPTIMPLIRQIQSSALVPGGNPHPALVQQGPESGIIYTPYEYPYTLTPSILEYPIDSTGVLAGAMTTKVRRHDKRIHPYQRVVTPDRAATATNP; encoded by the exons ATGGTCGGGGAGACAGAGGTGAAGGAGAGACCCAAGTCCAACCCGGACTATCTCATGCAGCTGATGAACGACAGGAAGGTGATGAGCTCCCTGCCCAACTTCAGCGGCATCTTCACGCATCTGGAGCGGCTGCTGGATGAAG AAATCGGCAGGGTACGCAAGGACATGTACAACGACACGGTGAACGGGGGCATGTTCAACGGGCGCGACATGGAGGAGCTTCCCGAAGCTATCGGCCCCGTGGCTCAGCTGCAGGAGAAGCTCTACGTGCCTGTAAAAGAGTACCCCGAC TTTAATTTTGTAGGGAGGATCCTTGGCCCGCGTGGACTGACGGCCAAACAACTGGAAGCGGAGACCGGCTGCAAGATTATGGTGCGAGGAAAAGGCTCCATGAGAGACAAGAAGAAG GAGGAGATGAACCGAGGGAAGCCCAACTGGGAGCACCTCAGCGAGGACCTCCACGTCCTGATCACAGTGGAGGACACGCACAACCGCGCCAAGATCAAACTCCAGCGGGCCATCAATGAGGTCAAGAAACTTCTGGTGCCAGCT GCTGAGGGGGAGGACAACCTGAAGAAAATGCAGTTGATGGAGCTGGCGATTCTCAACGGGACCTACAGAGACGCCAATGTCAAGACGC CCACCGCCGGCTTCCCTCTGGCGACCCCTCAGGCGCCTCGGATCATCACAGGCCCGACGCCCGTCCTGCCTCCCACCCTGCGCAACCCCGCCCCCGTCACCACGCCGACCATCATGCCTCTGATCCGTCAGATCCAGAGCTCCGCCCTCGTGCCGGGAGGCAATCCGCACCCGGCGCTGGTGCAGCAAGGGCCCGAATCTGGAATCATCTACACGCCCTACGAGTATCCCTACACACTCACGCCCTCCATATTGGAATACCCGATTGACTCGACTGGAGTATTAg CAGGTGCCATGACCACTAAGGTACGACGCCACGACAAGAGAATCCATCCTTACCAAAGGGTAGTGACCCCAGACAGAG